AGGGAGGCCAAATGGCAGGGAATCACCGACGCGAGATGTTGGTCGGCGTCGCCCGCTCGCAACAGATCCAGCGCTTTGCGAAACCCCTCTTCCGCACCGGGATTGTCTCCGAGATCCTGGCGCGTGGTAGCCAACTGATACCACTGGATGGCCCCGGCATCCCCTTGGCTCACACGCTGGTTGAGGATTTCATGGTTGCGCGCTTGCTTGGCCTTGATGGTGGCAGGGTCGGTGTACCCAGTGTGATGCACCAGAATCGAGGTGTAGTCGATGCCCAATCCGAGGGCAGCCAATCCGGGGTAGACCTGCTCGTGGATGGCTCCGTGGAAGCGGATTCTTGGATGATTGGGAAACATCCGGATTTGGGAGAATTCGGAACCAGTGGATCCGTCGTCGGTGGTGTTTTTGACCAGAAACGAAACGGCCCGATCCGGAACGCCTTCGGCGATGCGCAGAATTTCCGGGATCGAAGCGGCGGGAAGACGATCGTCGGCATCCAACCAAAGCACCCAGGGCGCCTTGGCGTGATCCAAACTGACATTGCGCGCCGCAGCGAAATCGCTACGCCACGCCCATTCCACCAGATGTGCCCCCGCCTCCCTGGCGATCTCGCGGGTGCGGTCCGTGGAGCCGGTGTCCACCACCACCAGATGCGCACCCAAAGGCGCCACCGACCGCAGCAGATCCGGCAGGTTGGACTCCTCGTTTTTCGCGATCATGCACAGGGATATCCTCATCCCTTGCGCACCTCGATGGCTTTTTCCACCAGTGGTGCCTGGACGCCTGCCTGCACCAGGAACTGCCGGACCTCGCCTTCAGACAATTCTTGTCCAGTCGATTCCGCCCAATTCAGGATGGAATCCTCGTCGGTCGGATCCAATCGCACGGCCATCTCGAAGAAGATCCGCGCACTCTTCGCCAAGCCTTGCCGGAAACATCCAACTCCAATGCCGCCCCAGGCCCTGGCGCTGGCGGGATCGGCGTCCATCGCGCGGAGGAAGCCCTCCATCGCCTGGCCGAAAGTTCCGGACTCCAGTGCGGATTCCGCAGCCTGGCACAGGGCTTCGGAAGAAAGCCCGCTTTTCTGGGGATGATTCGAATCGTTCTGTGCGCTCATAAGTCGTCGCACCTCCTGTGTTCCCAAGGTATTTCCATTGCGGACATCTTTGGGGCAGGCATTCTCCGCAGCGGGTTCATTTTCGGTTTTCCGCCGTCTTTGGACATCGAGGGACTACGTTTGATCGCTTAGCATGCCTTGGATCCGTGAAATACTTGATGGCACCAACCCTTCCAGGATCGCGGAAATCCACGCCCAGCGTTTTGGTCGCAGCGGAATTCTCCAGTCCAGCCGCATTCGTCAAGAACTGGAATCCTGGCTGGTCGATGAATCCCGCCAAGAGAGCTTGTCGCCTTCGGAGGTCTTGGCCTTGCAAGCGCTGGCCTTCGCGGGACCGGCCGGCTTGGACGAGCCCTCCGTGGAAATGGAATCGCTGGCCCTGCAAGCGTTCGCCTTCCGGGGCGAGGAGCAAGGCTGGCACGGAATCCTCGATTGGGCACCCGCCTTGCGCAGTCGTTTTTTGGCGGACTGCCAGGAACCGGAACACCCTTCGCCGGACCACCAGCTTCCCGCCTCCCGGGCCTGGGTGGAGGGGATTGTCGCGCTGGGAGCCCGTATCGATCTGGGCGAGGCCAAACTCACCCGCACCAGCGAGCTGAACCGCCGCCAACGCCCCCGCCTGCGCGAATCGTTCTTCCACCTGGATGAACTCCCCTCGCAGGCCCAGGAGCTTTGCCTGGATCTTTCCCTGCGCTTTCTCTCCGACCACGATTGGGTGGACGAGCGGGACGGTGTCCTGGAGCTCAACGCCGAGGGCCACGTCGCACTGGAAGACTGCGAGTTGCTGGAGTCCTCCGTCACTCGATGGTGGATCCGTCAAGCGTTCCGGACGGACAGCGCCTGGTGGGAACAGATCTCCCAACGCGCCATGGGGGGCGAAGACGCCCTGCGGATCTGGGGTTGGCTGGATAGCCAGAATCTGCGCGGCCCGGCGGTCTGGTCACGCCTGCCGCCCCGGCTCGCCGAGGCGATCGCGTTGGGCCGATTGGAAACCGTGGTGGACCACGGAGCCATTTCCTGGGTCGGACCTCCCGGCAAGAATCCGCCGACTCCCGATCGTGAAGTCCTGGTGACGGCCGATCTGCTCGCCTATCTGTCGCCCATGTCGGCGCTTCCCTGGCGTCGAAGCCTCGAAATCGCCGCACGCCGGGAAACCTCCGGGATCGTGTCGTGCTATCGGTTCACGCGGGAATCCATCCTGGAAGCCGCGGCGCACCCTTCGCTCGGACAAGAATTGGCAGCCTTTCTCGATCGCCTGGAAACACCCGTTTCCGTGGGTCGGGTTCTTCGCGAATGGCTGGAATCGCGTCGCACCTGCCAATTCGAGACGCTCCGGATCCTGCGGGTTCGGGACGCGTCCCGCTTTCGCGAACTGGCCGCGCTGCCGTCCATCCAAGCCCTGGTGCACGAAGTCATTCCCGACTGGGGATTCGTGCTGGATCCCATCCAGGAAGTCCAATTGAGGCGCGAACTGGCTGCCCTCGGCTACGACCCTCCCGTGGTCTCCGAGGAGCGCCCCAAAGCGAAGCTCTGGCGCTCGCCGGAAACCCCTGCCATCATCGCGGACGTTCCGGAGTGGCGCTTCGATCCACCCGCCTCGGAAGAGACCAAGCGCTCGTCGGTTTCCGCGAATTCCAAATACGGGGAGGGCCTCAAGGAGCTTCCCTTCCAGGACCTGTTGCGGGTGATCGAATACGCCATCCTCACCGATGCGGAAGTCGAAGTGGTCCTGAAGGGAGCCAGCGCCAAACCGTTGAGGATCCGGATCCTCCGGTTGGACAAGCGTCACGAACCCGTCTCGATCTCGTTTCGGACCATCGGCGCCCGCGAAGACCGCGAATCGCCCCTGGAGCAGGTCCGCAAGATCCGCATCTGTCCGTGATATTGTAGAGACGCCCCGGCGGGGCGTCTACGATATCACGGACACAAACGATCAAAAACGGCGCCGGTGACGGTCGCCGTTTTGTGTTGTCGGTTGCTGCCCTAGGGTTTTATTCGAACCAGAGGTCGTAGCGCGGCAGGGTTTCCATGCGCGCGACGGTCATGGTCGCCTTCAGGGTGCGATCCGAGAAGTCGTCGAGATTGTCGAAGTAGAACTCCTCCAAGGTCTTAGACATCTTCTCCAGATGGGCCGGCTGGATCTGGTAGCCCTTGGGCACCTGGATCTGGAACCGCTTTTTCCGGAAGTAGATCTTGATCTTCCCCGAATCGCCCTCGATCACCTCCACAGGAGGGGTGAGGAGTCTGGAGAAATCGCAGGTGGAGCAGACCTTTTCGATCTGCGCCAACAGATCGGCAAAATCCGACTTCCGTACCCGAAACAGATACTTCCAGGACAGGATCTCGATCCGAGCCTTCTCCGCCGCCTTCTCCGGGGTCAACCCCTGGTTCAGGAAATCATCGAAGACGCTCTTGATCAGACGAGTGATCTCTGTCGTGTTGTCAACCCCGTCTTTAGGGTTTATGAAACTGTTGATCCGTTTCCGGACCGCTTCCTTGTCGCTCATATCCTCTTTTTCCGCGCGGGTGTTCAGTGCGCAAATATACTTGCATCGCGACCTTCCGAAGACTTCGATCGGAATCCCTTCTGCATCGGCGAGGGTCGGTGTTATATTCCTCATCGGGTCGTCGCGGCCGACGACTTTGACTCTGCGGGGTTTTGTGGATCCAAGGGAAGCCCATCGTGTTCTTCTTCCTAGCTTCCGCCCTCTCAACCCGCTCAGTGTGGATAAGTCGTTGATACGCCTGGGGATTGCTCGACAGAGCCGGTCGATTTATCCCCAACCTGTTGGAGCACTGTGAACTCGTTGTTGATTCACTCCGAATCGGACCGTCTGTGGCAGGTCAGTCTCGAGAGAATCTCTCGAAACGTGAGTCGTGCCGCATTCGCCGCTTGGTTCGCTCCTCTGCGGATGGGCGAATGGGGTGAAGACGGCCTTCTGCAGATCCACGCCCCCACGCTGATCGCCAAGGAATTCGTCCATACCCACCACAAGAGCACCATCGAAAGTGCCTTGAAAGAGGAATTGGGCGCGGAAGTCCAGGTACGCATCGTCCTGGAGCCCGATGCCTCGACAGAACCGATCCTGCGCACCCCTGCGCCTCGCAAGGCGCCGGACACCCTGTTGCGTCTGGTCAGCCCTCGCCAGCAGATCCAAGCGGAGTCCGTTCGCCGAGAAGCGGCTCGTCTGGCTCCCCGGATGACCTTCGACAGCTTCGTGGAGGGCGACTGCAACCGACTTGCCCTGGCGGTGGCCAACCAAGTGGCGGAGAACCCCGGTGGAGGACGCGCCAACCCATTGCTTCTGGTGGGCGGCACCGGGCTGGGCAAGACCCACCTGATGACCGCGATCGGCCACTTCGTTCTGGGACACGACGTGGCCCGCAAAGTGGTCTACCGCACCTCCGAGGAATTCGCTCGCGAATATCTGGAAGTCGCCCGCAAAGGCGACCTGAAAGCCTTCCACAACATCTACCGCGACGCCAGCGTCCTGTTGTTGGACGACATCCAATTCTTCGGCGGCGAGGTGGACAAGCCGCGCTTTCGCGAACAGATGGTGTACGTGATGAGCGTGCTGCAAGCCCAACGCAAGCAGATCATCCTCACCTGCGATCGTCCTCCTTCGGAAGTCCAGCACTTCGATCGACAAATTCTGCGCCAGATCGAGTCCGGGTTCGTGGCGGATCTCAATGCTCCGGACCAGGAAACCCGCTTGGCCATCCTTCGCCGCAAGGCTCTGGAAGGTGGCTGGAACGTCACTCCGGATGTGCTGGGACTGATCGCCGAACAGTTCACTGGCAATGTGCGCCAGCTGGAAGGTGCCCTCCTCAAACTTTGTGCGTTCAGCGACATGTGCGGCGGCAAGGTGGATCGCTCCACGGCGGAGGCGGTGTTTCGCGACGCCGTGCGCAACCGCAAGAACAGTGCTTCTCCTGGTGCCATCGCCCAATCCGTGGCCGATGTGTTCCAGATCGACTTGGCCCTGATGCGCTCGCGCACCCGCAAGCGCCCCGTGGTCCATGCCCGCCAGTTGGCGATGCTTCTGATCCACGAGCTGACCGACAACACTTTGCATTCGATCGGCGTGTTGTTCGGGCGCGATTACAGCACCGTGACGCACTCCCTGGAGGCCGCTCGCGAATCGCTTGCGACCGATCGCGAGCTCGCCGAAACCTTCCAGACGCTCCGCACCCGCTTCCGCGGCTGAGCATAGACCCGCCGAGCGCCGCACGAGCGATCCGCTCTAAGGCGGACACGGGGAGCAAACAAAAAAACCGAGCGTCTCCGCATCGGCCTTGGGATCCGCAGGGCGTGTCGCCGCCACACGCTCCCCCCAACGGGGAGCGTGAAGGCTGGATGGAACTATTTCTTCTTGGTGGCCTTGGCTTCGATCTTGGCTGCTTCCTGCTGTTTGTAGGCTTCGGCAGTGGGCTTGATGGTGTCCGCTCCGGGGCCGAACTTGCCCTGGAGGAACCTGACCACATCGGTATCGTTGCGCACCACCACAGGCGCCTGCCACAAGCGATTCATGGCGAAGGACACTGCGGTGATGCCACTGTTGGTGCGAGCCTGGATGTTGGCGCCGCGCTCGACCAGGAGCTTGATTCCGGATAAACAGCCCTTGTCCGAGGCCAGATGCAGGGCGGTCACGCCCAGCTTGTCTGCGGTATCCACCTTGGCGCCTTGGCTGATCAAGTTCACGATGATCGAATCCCTGCAGTTGTAAGCGGCCTGCATCAGCGGAGTGTATCCGTTGGTGTCAGGAAGATTGACATCCGCGCCGCGGGCCAACAAGGTCGTGACCACCTTTGGCTTGCCATCTCTGGCGGCGATGTGCAGGCCGGTGAGCCCGTTCTGCTTGGCGTTGACCGATTCGCCTTTGTCCAGGAGCGCCTTGACGGTGGCGGCGTCATCATTGAAGATCGCCGAGGCCATGTCGTTGGTCATACCTTTTGCAGCAACATCCTTCTTGGCTTCGCAAGCCGAGAAGATGAAGGCCAGACCGGCCAGGACAGCTCCACGCAGTACGCGAGATTTCATGCGGTGCTCCTTGTTCTCTGGGGTCGGGAATGAAAGAGCCGACCCACTGGTATACAAGGAAGTAATCGAATGTTGTCATCGGAAAGGGGAGCTTTTTCACTAAAGCGATGTCTTTTTGCCAACCCTTGCCAAACTGAAGCCATCCGCATACCTTTCCTCTTCCTTCGTGCCGCGAGGGTTCGAAGGGTTCGTAGCTCAGCTGGTTAGAGCGCCGCTCTGATAAGGCGGAGGTCGATGGTTCGAGTCCATCCGGACCCATACAGTAAAAACGGGGTTATAGCTCAGTTGGTAGAGCGCCTGGTTTGCAACCAGGAGGTCAGGGGTTCGACCCCCCTTGACTCCATGCCATGGGAGTCAATATGACTTCCCGATCGAAACACAAGACGACGTTCTCCAATAATGCGTCCACATGTGTTCCCGTGTACCGCCACCCCTGCTGGTACATTTTCTCAGCTTCACCTTCCAGGCGATCAATGGTCTCCTGGCTGGTCCACCCGTCCCGCAACCTTACATGCCTTTCGGCTGTCTCTCGCATGGGAACGATTCTACCATGCGTAGAGCGGACAATCATCCCTCAGAGGCAATCATGATTTCGATGCTGCTTGGACTGGCCTGCGCGGCCCCCGTCACCATGAGTCTATCGGATCCGGACGATACCGCTTGGATCCGACTTCCCATCCGCGTGGTCGAGGTGCGCGACCTGCGGCGGCTGGCCAGCGTCGACAAAAACGGCCTGGGTGTCACGGAAACCGGAATCTTCGAAGAACGGGTCCCGCTGCGGACCCCAAAACCGGTCTCCGAAGAAGTCCGCGCCATGATTTCGCAGTGGGGCGTGCCGGATTCCAATGCGATCCCGGTGCGACTGGAACTGCAATCGCTGGAAACCTGGCCGGTGATGGCCACAGGACCAGACCCCGTACGCTCGCGCGTGAAGGTGAGGATCGTCTCGGTGGATTCCTCGCGCCCGGGGCTTTTGCTGAGCCCGATGGTGGATGGCGAGAACAAAGGCTTCCATTCGGCCAAGGAACAGATCTCGATGCTGCGCAGCCACCTTCGGGACGCGATCTCGATGGTCAAACCGGGAATGAAACCCCAGCCGGAAGCGGGCATTTTGGATACCCCCCCCTTGGACACCGCAGCCGATCCCCGCAAGCTCGTGACCCAGGACGCCACTCCGCGCAAGATCTACCACACTCTCTGGCTGGGCGCCTCCCCCACCTTCCGCACGGTTTCCATGAGTTTGCGCTACAGCCAGTACGTCAAGCCCATCCAGCCTTGGGCTTGCGATTATTGGGGCGGCCTCCAGATCCGCGCCCCTTGGAACAACGACAACTTCAGCGAAGTCTGGGCTGGAGACCTGCTTGGTGGCCTGGCCTGGTGGCGGCGTCTGGACGACGGCCGCTCCAAATGGTCGGTGATCGGCTCGCTGGGCGGGATGATCGGCACCGAAACCTACCAGCGCACCCATGCGAAAGGGCTGGGTGAGGAAACCCGCTGGATCTACGGCGGTGCGGAAGCCCGCGGCGGAGTGCGCACCGATCGCGCCAACGGCCTCCTGGCCGAAGGCGGACTGTTCCTGTCCGCCCGGGTTCCCTCGGCCATCCGATGGTTCGATCCAGGCCTCTACTTCCAGATGGGGTACCGACTGTGAACGCCGAGTGGATCCTGCCGCGTCCCGACGACTTCCACGTCCATCTGCGCCAAGGCGAAGACCTCCCCGCCTACGCGATGGAGGCCTCGCGCCGGTTCGGCCGCGTGCTGGTGATGCCCAACTTGGTGCCGCCCGTGTCCGAGGCGGCGGGACTCGGCGACTACCGCGACAGAATCCGTCTATCCGCTCCCGGGCTCGAGCCGCTCATGGCCTTCAAACTGCTTCCCAGCGTGTCTCCGGAAGATCTGCTGGCCTTGGCGCGCGCGGGCGCGGTGGCGGGCAAGGTCTACCCGGAGGGCGTGACCACCAACTCCGAAAACGGCATTTCCGATCTCCGCGAGCTGGAGCCGCTGATGCCTTCGCTGGCCAAGACGAATCTTGTCGTGTGCTGCCACGGCGAGAAACCGGGGGTGTTCAGCCTGGAACGGGAAGAGGCGTTCCTGGAGGAGTTCACCGAGATGGCCTGCCGCCACCCCAATGTGCGTTTCGTGCTGGAGCATGTGTCCACCGCCGCCGCCGTGCGCGCCGTGGCGGGATTGGGAGCCAACGTGGCCGCCACCATCACGCTGCACCACCTGGAGATCACCCTCGACGACGTGGTGGGCGGCATGCTCAAGCCGCATCTGTTCTGCAAGCCGTTGGCCAAACGCCCTGAAGACCGCGCGGCGCTTCGCGAGGCGGCCTTCTCCGGGAATCCCAAGTTCTTCTTCGGCTCCGACAGCGCCCCCCACCGCAAGGACCGCAAGGAATGCGCGGCCGGTTGCGCCGGCGTCTACTCCATGCCCTGCGCGTTGGAGGCCCTCGCCGAGTTGTTCGAGGACGCGGGACACCGCGATCGCCTCGCCGATTTCGTCGCCGGTTTCGGCGCAGATTTCTATCGGTTGCCCCGCTCGACACGAACCGTCAAACTTGTCCGCGAAGACTGGAAGGTGCCGGAAATCGTCGACGGCGTGGTTCCCTACAAGGCCGGCAGCACCTTGAGGTGGAGGATCGGTTGAATCCTGCAGCGCGCATCGTCGCCGCGTTTTGCCTGGCGGCGGCCCGGACATTCTCCGAAGCCCCCGCCACCTCCACCGACCAGTTCTTCGTGGCCGGGAAATTCAGCGTCTCGGATGTGGGCGTGGGAGGGGGGATGTCCGTCACTTCGGTCACGGATTGGCTTCTGCTGGGACTATCCGCCGAATCGACCGAGGAGATCGGGCCCGTCTTCGGCGACAGGGACCCTCGGCGTTCCAACACATTGCTCCACCTGCAGGCGGGGTACGCCGACAACGGGAGACTGGTCTCCCGACAGGCTCTGCTGGGCTGGAGCGTCGCCAATTTCGTGCGGCGGGGAGCCTTCCTGAAATCCACTGGCCCAGAAGGTTGCGAGTCTGGGCCTTGCGACGTCACCGACCACTACGAGAAGGTGGTGATCGAGTCTGCCGGGCCTTCCCTGGCCGGCAGGGTGCTTCTGCACGGAGGCAGCGTGGGGATCGGACTGGAGGGCCTGGCGTGCGTCACCCCTCGCGGGAAAACCGTCCAGGCCAGCGTCCTGTTCCTTTGGGGATTGATGCGCTCGCCGCGCGAAAAGCCGCTGCGCTTCTGGTGAGCCCCTAGACCAGGTCTACCCCGCGCGAAGCCAAGTCCTTGTAGAAATCCAGGGTCTGCATGGCGATGGAGGCCCAGGAAAACTTCTCCAGCACGCGCTTTCGCGAGGCTGCGCCCATGCGCCGCCCCAAGGCGGGATCGCGCAGGATGCGGTTCATGGCCTCGGCCAAGGCGGCGGCAAAGACCTCCGGCTCGCGGGCTTCCGGGTCGGTGACGGAAATCGGCTCGATCGGAACCAGGTACCCGGTTTCGCCTTCGACGATGATTTCCGGAATGCCTCCGGTGCGCGTGGCCACCACGGGAGTGCAGGCGCTCATGGCCTCCAGGTTGGTGATCCCGAACGGCTCGTAGATGCTGGGGCAGCAGAACACGGCCGCACCCGCGTAGATGGAGGGTAGATCCTGCCCAGGGACGGCTTGGCGCACCCACACCACATTCCCGCGCGTGGCCTGCAGACGACCCACCGCGGCTTCCACTTCGCGTTCCTGTTCGGCGGTGTCCGGTGCGGCGGCGCAAAGCACCACCTGCACACCCGGATCCAACTGCTCGGCCGCGGCAAGAAAGTGCCGGATGCCTTTTTGGCGGGTGATACGTGCCACGAACAGCACATACGGACGATTGGGGTCGATGCCGTAACGCTCCAGCACACCGGAAGTGGGCTCGGAAGGGAAGTCGTCGGGATTGACGCCGTTGTGGATCACGCGCACGCGGGAAGGACCCACTCCGTAGAGCGATTGCACATCACGGGCCATTTCGCGGGAGACCGCCACCACGCCGTCGGCTTCGCGATAGGCGGTCCGCTCGATCCAGCAGGACAAACGGTATCCCCCCTCGCCCAATTGCTCGGCTTTCCAGGGGCGCGAGGGCTCCAGCGAATGGGTGGTGAGAACCAACGGGATGCCGCGTGTCTGGCGCACCAGCACGCCGCCGAAATGCGTGTACCAGGTGTGGCAATGGACCACCTGGGGCCCACGTGCCTTTCCGGCCATCTGGATGTTGCGCAACAGGGCGTTGAACGCCCCGGCATACGAGGGTTCCGTGCTCGCCACCGGATGCGGCAGCGGAATTCCCTCGACGTGGTAGTTCTCGCGGGAATCGTTTTGCTCTCCGAAGGAGAACACGTCGACCTCGCACAAACGGGAAAGTTCACGCGATAGATGCTGGATGTGGACTCCGGCACCGCCATAGACATGGGGAGGAAACTCGTTGGTCAGAAGGAGTACGCGCATGGCCGCAATGTTAGGCCACCAAAGCCACATTGTCCAGTTCCCGTGATCCGCTGACGGACTTCCGGCACTTGTTGCCGGGCCCCCCTGGCAGGTTTTTCCCCCTCCACCACCCCGCCAGTTCAGGCTTTGCCGACCTCGGACCATTGGCGCGCCCCTTGCGTTGGGACAATCACGTGATCTTCGAAAACGCCATCTCCAGACACACCTCGGCACCGGCCCTGCTTCGCAGCCTGGATGCCTCCATGCTCCGGCAGAAGTCGATCGCCAACAACATCGCCAACATCAACACGCCCGGATACAAGCGCATCGAAGTCCAATTCGAAAGCGAACTGAGAAAGGCTCTGGACCCCAATCGCCTCCAAGGGGCCCGCACCGACAACGGCCACATGGATATCGGAAAACCCAACCTCCATTCCCTGCATCCGGAAGCCTACCGCCCCACCGACCCCACGCTGCCAGGCCAGATCAACAACGTCGACATCGACATGGAGATGGCCAAGCTCGCGGAAAACCAGATCCTGTACAACTCCGGCGTCAAATTCCTGAACGACCGGATCCAGACCATTCGCTCGGCCATCATGGGCCGGGCCTGAGGCGGGGTGACCGATGCCCATGGTCCAACTTTTCACAGGACTGAACATCTCGGCCTCCGGGCTTCGCGCCATGCGCCTGAAGCAGAATCTGATCGCGTCCAACATCGCCAACGCGGAAACCACCAGAACGCCCGACGGCGGCCCCTACAAGCGGCAAATGGCGATCCTGCAGGCCGATTCGCGAGAAATCCAGCCTCGATTGGTCATCGCCGACCCTTCCATGGTGGGACGCACCACCAACGGCCGGCATCTGGCCATCCCTTCCGACCTGTTCCAGGTCCAGAAGGACGGCGTGGGATCGGGAGTCCAGGTCCAGCGCATCGCCGAAGACCAAACCCCACCCCGGCTGGTGTTCGATCCGTCACATCCTGACGCCAACCCCGAGGGCTACGTGGCCTATCCCAACGTAAACGTGGTGCAGGAGATGGTGGATCTGATCTCCACCACCCGCGCCTACGAAGCCAACACCACCGCCATGGGCTCGGCCAAGGCCATGCTCGCCAAAGCACTGGAACTTGTCTAATGCAAATCCAAGCCTCTTCCGACCCCATCCAGGCCTTCTTCCTCTCCCGCGACGCCGCGGCCAAGCGGCTCGCGCCGGCACGCACGACGGGATCCGTCGACTTCTTCCAGGGAAAAAGCTTGACGGCACCCCCGCGACAGTCGGATCCTGTAGCGGCGGCAACTTCCGCCAACGGTCCCACCAAGGGACGTCGACTCGATCTCATCGCCTGAGCCACGAAAGGAGCGAACCATGGACCCCATCCAACGACTCAGTCCCGGCATCGCCCCCACCGGGGCCCCGGCACCGGTCCCCAACGACATCCGCGTGGGCGACCCGCGGACCCGGTCCTTCGAGGATACCCTCAAGGGATTCCTGGGCGATGTCAACTCGATGCAAAACGAGGCCGACGCCTCGATCGAGAAGTTCGTGGCAGGCGAGGTCAAGGACGTCCACCAGGTGATGGCCGCCGTCTCGGAGGCGAAAACCTCCTTCAACCTGATGCTCGAGATCCGCAACAAGACCCTCGAAGCCTATCAGGAACTCATGCGCATGCAGGTCTGATAGACGATGCTCGACTTCCTACGCCAGTTCCTGGCACGCTTGTCCCAAGCCTGGTCCCGGTTTTCCAACGGGCAGAAGGCGCTGCTCGGCGGCTCGGCGGCCCTGGCCCTGGCAGGCTTGGTGGCGCTGTCCATCTGGCCCGCCCTCTCCGAAAGCCGGTCCGATTCCGACAACACTTCCGGCTGGGGGGTGCTGTACCGTGGGCTCGAGGCCCCCGAGGCCTCGCAGATCGTGGAAGGCCTGAAGACGGCCAAGGTGGAATACAAGCTGGAAAACGACGGCAAGGACATCCTGGTGCCGCGCGCGAAGCTGGATGAACAGAGGCTAGCCTTCGCCGCCCAGGGGCTGCCCCGGTCGGGATCCGTGGGCTGGGAGATCTTCGACAAGACCCAGCTTGGCATGACGGATTTTGTCCAAAACATCAATTTCCGTCGCGCGCTGGAAGGCGAGATCGCCCGCACGATCATGGGGTTGGCTCCGGTGGAGAACGCCCGCGTGCTGATTTCCATCCCCAAACCCAGCCTCTTCACGGAAAAGGAGAAGCCGCCCACCGCCTCCGTGGTGCTGAAGATGCGAGCCGGACAGGAATTGGATCGCAAATCCGTCAAAGGCATCGGGCAGCTCATCGCCAGCTCCGTGGAAGGCCTCAAGCCGCAGAACGTGACCATCCTGGACGCCGAGGGCCGGGTGCTCAGCAAGGGCGGCGGCGAAGGGCCATCGGCCCTGACCGAGGCCAACAACGAATTGCGCTCCCAAGTGGAGGCCTATCTGCAGAACAAGGTCTCGGAGATCCTCGACGGCGTGGTGGGATCGGGCAACCATCGCGTGCAGGTTTCGGCGGATCTGGATTTCGAGAGCGTGGAAAAGACGGCGGAATCGTTCAATCCGGCCTCCAAGGTGGTCCGCTCCGAACAGACCGAAGAAGAGACCAAGGAAAACTCCCCCGCCGACGGAAATTCCACCCGCGAAAGCCGCACGGCCAACTACGAAGTGGACCGCACCGTGGTGAAGTCGGTGAGCGCGCCGGGCAGCGTGCGCAAGCGCGTGACCGTGAGCGTGGCGGTGGATGGCCGCTGGGAGAACGCCCCCGACAGCGGCAAGGACTCGGGCAAGGAAGGTCGACCGGTGTGGCAGGCGCGATCGCCCGACGAAGTCGCCCAGCTCCAGGAGCTGGTGCGCAACGCCGTGGGAGCCCAGACAGGATCCGACAACGTGTTCGTCACCTGCGTCAAGTTCGAAAATCCGGTGGTGGCCTTGGCGCTGGAGGAAATGTCCAAGAAGACCGCGCCGTGGATGGAGTGGGCGCGCTGGGCCGTGCTGGCGCTTTCCCTGGTGGCCGGGCTCCTGCTTCTGCGCAGCCTCGTGAAGGTGATGCAGGAGGCGATGAATCCGCCCCAACCCGCCTACGCGGAACTTGTGGCCCAGGAATTGGCGGAAGAGAATCCGGAAGAAGAGGAGATCATGGCGGAAGCCGTGCGCGTCAACGACCTTCTCTCCCGGCTCGAGAACATGACCAAGGCGGAGCCGTCGAACTTCTCCAAGCTCGTTCGCAACTGG
This DNA window, taken from Fibrobacterota bacterium, encodes the following:
- the glgA gene encoding glycogen synthase, producing the protein MRVLLLTNEFPPHVYGGAGVHIQHLSRELSRLCEVDVFSFGEQNDSRENYHVEGIPLPHPVASTEPSYAGAFNALLRNIQMAGKARGPQVVHCHTWYTHFGGVLVRQTRGIPLVLTTHSLEPSRPWKAEQLGEGGYRLSCWIERTAYREADGVVAVSREMARDVQSLYGVGPSRVRVIHNGVNPDDFPSEPTSGVLERYGIDPNRPYVLFVARITRQKGIRHFLAAAEQLDPGVQVVLCAAAPDTAEQEREVEAAVGRLQATRGNVVWVRQAVPGQDLPSIYAGAAVFCCPSIYEPFGITNLEAMSACTPVVATRTGGIPEIIVEGETGYLVPIEPISVTDPEAREPEVFAAALAEAMNRILRDPALGRRMGAASRKRVLEKFSWASIAMQTLDFYKDLASRGVDLV
- the pyrC gene encoding dihydroorotase; the encoded protein is MVRSRPLLPDGVPTVNAEWILPRPDDFHVHLRQGEDLPAYAMEASRRFGRVLVMPNLVPPVSEAAGLGDYRDRIRLSAPGLEPLMAFKLLPSVSPEDLLALARAGAVAGKVYPEGVTTNSENGISDLRELEPLMPSLAKTNLVVCCHGEKPGVFSLEREEAFLEEFTEMACRHPNVRFVLEHVSTAAAVRAVAGLGANVAATITLHHLEITLDDVVGGMLKPHLFCKPLAKRPEDRAALREAAFSGNPKFFFGSDSAPHRKDRKECAAGCAGVYSMPCALEALAELFEDAGHRDRLADFVAGFGADFYRLPRSTRTVKLVREDWKVPEIVDGVVPYKAGSTLRWRIG
- the dnaA gene encoding chromosomal replication initiator protein DnaA codes for the protein MSRAAFAAWFAPLRMGEWGEDGLLQIHAPTLIAKEFVHTHHKSTIESALKEELGAEVQVRIVLEPDASTEPILRTPAPRKAPDTLLRLVSPRQQIQAESVRREAARLAPRMTFDSFVEGDCNRLALAVANQVAENPGGGRANPLLLVGGTGLGKTHLMTAIGHFVLGHDVARKVVYRTSEEFAREYLEVARKGDLKAFHNIYRDASVLLLDDIQFFGGEVDKPRFREQMVYVMSVLQAQRKQIILTCDRPPSEVQHFDRQILRQIESGFVADLNAPDQETRLAILRRKALEGGWNVTPDVLGLIAEQFTGNVRQLEGALLKLCAFSDMCGGKVDRSTAEAVFRDAVRNRKNSASPGAIAQSVADVFQIDLALMRSRTRKRPVVHARQLAMLLIHELTDNTLHSIGVLFGRDYSTVTHSLEAARESLATDRELAETFQTLRTRFRG
- a CDS encoding ankyrin repeat domain-containing protein yields the protein MKSRVLRGAVLAGLAFIFSACEAKKDVAAKGMTNDMASAIFNDDAATVKALLDKGESVNAKQNGLTGLHIAARDGKPKVVTTLLARGADVNLPDTNGYTPLMQAAYNCRDSIIVNLISQGAKVDTADKLGVTALHLASDKGCLSGIKLLVERGANIQARTNSGITAVSFAMNRLWQAPVVVRNDTDVVRFLQGKFGPGADTIKPTAEAYKQQEAAKIEAKATKKK
- a CDS encoding glycosyltransferase family 2 protein, yielding MIAKNEESNLPDLLRSVAPLGAHLVVVDTGSTDRTREIAREAGAHLVEWAWRSDFAAARNVSLDHAKAPWVLWLDADDRLPAASIPEILRIAEGVPDRAVSFLVKNTTDDGSTGSEFSQIRMFPNHPRIRFHGAIHEQVYPGLAALGLGIDYTSILVHHTGYTDPATIKAKQARNHEILNQRVSQGDAGAIQWYQLATTRQDLGDNPGAEEGFRKALDLLRAGDADQHLASVIPCHLASLRLVAGDLSGAYKVYQETLDPDPATWHPNQTSMVADVWERVEGIEAALEFWEKAFTPSVRQALLPVDPKLVSIRPLQTLAEHWRVQGREALAIDLLKLLKDVLQDRRPARSSLPDAYLRHGLAARATELYAWCMEKDGETPEVWASLVEALRQAGNLERAQLFLAAGRAKWPDRVWPDLQPLA